From Ignavibacteria bacterium, one genomic window encodes:
- a CDS encoding PTS sugar transporter subunit IIA has product MDIKISDILDPACVALNLEVKDKTDALNKMVDLLAKSGKVQDRVTLGSVILERERLMSTGIGNGVALPHGKTNVVDRSMAALATLASPIDFDALDDKPVSIILLLVGTEGNVGVHLRLLSRISRMVGSEQFRTALLNARSTEDVMALMGQNEEERA; this is encoded by the coding sequence ATGGATATCAAGATCTCTGACATTCTCGACCCGGCTTGTGTTGCCCTCAATCTTGAGGTGAAGGACAAGACCGATGCACTCAACAAAATGGTGGACCTCCTTGCCAAGAGTGGCAAGGTGCAGGACCGCGTTACCCTTGGATCCGTGATCCTCGAACGTGAGCGGCTCATGTCTACCGGCATTGGCAACGGCGTTGCCTTGCCCCATGGCAAGACGAACGTTGTGGATAGGTCGATGGCCGCTCTTGCAACGTTGGCCTCGCCGATAGATTTCGACGCGCTCGACGATAAGCCTGTCTCGATCATTCTCCTTCTCGTAGGCACTGAAGGCAACGTTGGTGTTCACCTTCGGTTGCTCAGTCGCATCTCCCGCATGGTAGGGTCGGAGCAGTTCCGCACGGCTCTTCTCAACGCTCGCTCAACAGAAGATGTGATGGCGTTGATGGGGCAGAACGAGGAGGAACGCGCGTGA